The following coding sequences are from one Tachysurus vachellii isolate PV-2020 chromosome 7, HZAU_Pvac_v1, whole genome shotgun sequence window:
- the LOC132848095 gene encoding uncharacterized protein LOC132848095, with product MTSSACVQRAIFHFWRRKIVAGSKMAIKVLEIRYVLLEWTEGEDRGAHSILPLDCVRNFSVTDFFERTDKTEKLVEWRKGRQPWPVHRARIIDVAKLEKTLQIKLMEMEKEGTQWQIKRPHIPNSKYSEQQGQTEKASKKKVDNKKGGASKYKHQEGEKQEEGHDRLSKNKIDVKKRWSSKYNHEEEEAEDDEARHDRPSKNKIHYQSASSRASEEEECIGDKEDIVPPSKKKTAAEFRKHLDEQMWERRKLNQMQINLQELRNEVHSLKNENARLKDIIINQIPQMKSDLAIIAQKTGRTPVEDLDSSFSTFGEVQPTPVRRPSPEETEPFNESPMVTECFRETPQTAAEASAKTQIEVIKGSGVFCQAEAWKAARLANSATAMVRNLLLGTFDLETLLKSNLNGGKPTRGDGEQLVALDKIKKAAIIGINGDCKRCYIEEVAGSQPRADRHIY from the exons ATGACGTCATCCGCATGCGTCCAGCGCGCTATATTTCATTTTTGGCGCCGAAAGATAGTGGCTGGGAGTAAAATGGCGATAAAAGTGTTGGAGATCCGCTATGTCCTACTTGAATGGACTGAGGGTGAGGATAGAGGGGCCCATAGTATTTTGCCGCTCGACTGTGTCCGGAATTTTTCAGTTACAGATTTTTTTGAAAGGACTGATAAAACCGAGAAGCTGGTGGAATGGCGAAAAGGCCGCCAACCCTGGCCGGTGCACCGAGCCAGAATTATTGACGTGGCAA AACTTGAAAAAACTCTCCAAATTAAActgatggagatggagaaagagggCACACAATGGCAAATAAAACGTCCTCACATCCCAAACTCAAAGTACAGTGAGCAGCAGGGGCAGACTGAGAAGGCTTCAAAGAAAAAG gTTGACAATAAAAAGGGAGGTGCTTCAAAATACAAGCACCAGGAGGGTGAGAAGCAGGAGGAGGGTCATGACAGACTTTCAAAGAATAAG ATTGACGTGAAAAAGAGATGGTCTTCTAAATACAACCACGAGGAAGAGGAGGCGGAGGATGATGAGGCGCGTCATGACAGACCTTCAAAGAACAAGATACACTACCAGTCTGCatccagt CGGGCCAGCGAAGAGGAGGAGTGTATTGGGGATAAAGAGGACATAGTACCACCCTCTAAGAAAAAG ACAGCTGCTGAATTTAGAAAACACCTGGACGAACAGATGTGGGAGAGAAGGAAACTCAaccaaatgcaaataaatttgcAGGAGTTGAGAAATGAAGTCCATTctcttaaaaatgaaaatgcacGTCTGAAAGACATTATCATCAATC AAATCCCTCAAATGAAAAGTGACCTCGCCATTATTGCTCAAAAG ACTGGAAGGACTCCTGTGGAGGATCTTGATTCCTCCTTCTCGACTTTTGGAGAAGTGCAACCG ACTCCAGTGAGGAGACCGAGCCCTGAGGAGACTGAGCCCTTTAACGAGAGTCCCATGGTGACTGAGTGCTTTCGAGAGACACCACAG ACTGCAGCTGAGGCCTCAGCGAAAACACAG ATTGAAGTTATAAAGGGCTCTGGGGTGTTTTGCCAGGCAGAAGCGTGGAAAGCAGCCCGCCTTGCCAACTCTGCTACTGCCATGGTGCGGAATCTGCTGCTGGGCACCTTTGATTTGGAGACTTTGCTGAAAAGCAACCTGAATG GTGGGAAGCCAACCAGAGGGGATGGGGAGCAGCTGGTCGCCCTTGACAAAATTAAAAAGGCAGCCATTATTG GCATCAATGGAGACTGCAAAAG ATGCTACATTGAAGAAGTGGCCGGCAGCCAGCCGAGGGCAGATAGGCACATCTATTAA
- the LOC132848096 gene encoding uncharacterized protein LOC132848096, translating to MLASINNVMEIRRKKSNMDPVRYKRYLVDDEAPVPERTKRRRKRKEISEDMGDEEAVASSSTTQYLTQEDNQDDPVSTASDDTMNQPISGPSSSPGEPVEEHLEDPTSPTLDQKPTKEQVELLLLALKLKHGLTNRALEDIMHLINFSAGPGGELVSRSKYLFYKAFDSVKDILEVHYVCKSCNVSMQEGPFNVKCPVCDQDTSKAHAQKDQCFLYLPLQNQIKKLLEDHQLGKHLKHRFEKDASIKDIYDGHLYKKLSPLASPDNISLTFNCDGVPVHKSNTKFVANFVYC from the exons ATGCTTGCCAGTATAAATAACGTTATGGAAATAAGACGCAAGAAAAGCAATATGGATCCAGTACGTTACAAAAGGTACCTCGTTGACGACGAAGCACCCGTTCCAGAAAGAACAAAGAGAAGACGTAAACGAAA GGAAATTTCTGAAGATATGGGTGATGAAGAAGCTGTGGCCTCTTCTTCTACAACTCA gtatCTCACCCAAGAGGACAATCAAGATGACCCGGTGTCTACTGCTTCTGATGACACC ATGAACCAACCCATATCTGGCCCTAGCTCTTCACCTGGGGAGCCAGTAGAGGAACATCTAGAAGACCCCACAAGTCCAACTTTAGACCAGAAACCAACAAAAGAACAGGTGGAACTTCTGCTGCTGGCATTAAAACTCAAACACGGATTAACAAATAGAGCCTTGGAGGACATCATGCATCTTATCAACTTTAGTGCTGGTCCTGGTGGGGAATTGGTTAGTCGCTCAAAGTACCTTTTCTACAaagcatttgattcagtgaaAGACATATTAGAAGTACATTATGTGTGCAAGAGTTGCAACGTAAGCATGCAGGAAGGTCCCTTTAATGTCAAGTGCCCAGTCTGTGACCAGGACACATCAAAAGCGCATGCACAAAAAGACCAGTGTTTTTTGTACTTGCCACtacaaaaccaaataaaaaaactgcttgAGGACCACCAATTAGGGAAACACCTGAAACACCGTTTTGAGAAGGATGCCTCCATCAAAGATATTTACGATggacatttatacaaaaaactATCACCCCTTGCATCACCAGACAACATATCACTGACTTTTAACTGTGATGGAGTGCCAGTGCACAAATCAAACACAAAGTTTGTGGCCAATTTTGTGTACTGTTAA